In the Chroococcidiopsis sp. SAG 2025 genome, one interval contains:
- a CDS encoding aminomethyltransferase family protein — translation MLKPTPVYPRVAALCKSRKWQSWEGYIMADTYNFSVMPEYLAIRNTAALFDFFPLYVYLIRGADAALLLDRLITRNINKCKIGQVMYTALCDAEGKLLDDGTVYRFDETTFQLTTNTPTLDWVQANSIGLQVEIQDKTLTTNTLPLQGPKSRTILNQVADTNLDGLKYFNFVETKIRDIPVVISRTGYTGDLGYEVWSEAKDAIALWDILMEAGSSEGIQPAGFYALDLARIEAGLIWYEYDYIPSRQAQTDAEKVSPLEVSLAWTVDFSKASFIGREALLKEKEQGVQRQLVGLELDRQFLHQTYGEQSLFLQDLRTPWRTKFPVRVGEQTIGQVTSGCWSPAGQNYIAIASVSSNYAQATTSLAPKMSVEIHGQTIPASIKSLPFYDPDHKRSTATSVPTLALA, via the coding sequence ATGTTAAAACCAACACCCGTATATCCTAGAGTCGCAGCATTGTGTAAATCTCGGAAATGGCAGTCCTGGGAAGGTTACATCATGGCAGACACTTACAACTTCTCGGTAATGCCTGAGTATTTAGCAATTCGCAATACGGCTGCTTTGTTTGATTTCTTTCCACTGTACGTCTATCTCATTCGCGGTGCAGATGCAGCTTTGTTACTAGACCGACTAATTACGCGCAATATTAATAAGTGCAAAATCGGGCAAGTCATGTATACAGCTCTGTGCGATGCTGAGGGTAAGTTGCTCGACGATGGTACAGTTTATCGTTTTGACGAAACAACGTTTCAATTGACGACCAATACCCCAACTTTAGATTGGGTGCAGGCAAATTCCATAGGATTGCAAGTCGAGATTCAAGATAAAACCCTGACGACTAACACCCTTCCTTTACAAGGACCGAAATCCCGCACTATCTTGAATCAAGTTGCTGATACTAACTTAGATGGGCTAAAGTATTTCAATTTCGTCGAGACAAAAATTCGCGATATCCCGGTAGTGATTTCCCGCACGGGCTATACTGGCGATCTCGGTTACGAAGTCTGGTCGGAAGCGAAAGATGCGATCGCCCTATGGGATATTTTGATGGAAGCAGGAAGCTCGGAAGGTATTCAGCCTGCTGGTTTCTACGCGCTGGACTTGGCAAGAATTGAAGCTGGTCTAATTTGGTACGAGTACGATTACATTCCCTCTCGGCAAGCGCAAACCGACGCAGAAAAAGTTTCTCCCCTAGAAGTCAGCTTGGCTTGGACTGTAGACTTTAGCAAGGCAAGTTTTATCGGTCGGGAAGCATTGCTGAAGGAAAAAGAACAAGGGGTACAGCGACAGTTGGTAGGATTGGAGTTAGATCGCCAGTTTTTACATCAAACTTACGGCGAACAATCTTTATTTCTACAAGATTTACGGACTCCTTGGCGGACGAAGTTCCCCGTTCGTGTGGGAGAACAAACAATCGGTCAGGTAACGAGCGGCTGTTGGTCGCCTGCAGGTCAAAATTACATTGCGATCGCTTCTGTATCGTCCAACTACGCCCAAGCGACAACTTCTCTCGCCCCCAAAATGAGTGTGGAAATTCACGGGCAAACCATCCCTGCCAGCATCAAATCTCTTCCCTTCTACGATCCAGACCACAAGCGCAGTACTGCAACTAGCGTTCCTACTTTGGCGTTAGCTTGA
- a CDS encoding diaminobutyrate--2-oxoglutarate transaminase, with protein sequence MVTIIKRSTPILERQARRESNARTYARNLGLALSEAKGIYVKDVDGKTYIDCLACAGALPLGHNHPAVKQAIYDALNNDLPMQTLDLITPIKDEFVSELFESLPAEFSKNAKIQFCGPSGSDAVEAALKLVKTATGRRAVGAFRGGYHGMTHGSLALMGSLSPKMQVPGLMPDVHFFPYPYHHRYPIGTGDCEQDYQQCSQYLETTLGDPEGGILPLAGLVMEIVQGEGGVIPAPDAWVREVRRITRERNIPLIVDEVQTGLGRTGTLYAFERSGIIPDVIVLSKAVGGSLPLAVILYKDELDVWQPGAHAGTFRGNQLAMATGLATIHYIRENQLATYVEQMGMHFQMQLWQIQAEFSHIIADVRGRGLMVGVELSAQVRHLARQLQAECLDRGLIIELGGRNSSVVRFLPPLIIEAPQIDDVCQIFRDAVAAVAQENI encoded by the coding sequence ATGGTAACTATTATCAAGCGCTCGACTCCCATTTTAGAAAGGCAAGCTCGCCGCGAATCAAACGCGCGAACATACGCTCGAAACTTGGGTTTAGCACTATCAGAAGCTAAGGGCATTTACGTTAAAGACGTAGATGGCAAAACATACATCGACTGCTTAGCTTGCGCGGGTGCATTACCTTTAGGACACAACCACCCAGCCGTCAAGCAAGCAATCTACGACGCGCTCAATAACGATCTGCCGATGCAGACATTGGATCTGATCACGCCAATTAAGGATGAATTTGTTTCCGAGTTATTCGAGTCCTTGCCAGCAGAATTTAGCAAAAATGCCAAAATTCAATTCTGCGGTCCTTCCGGTTCCGATGCCGTTGAAGCTGCACTCAAGCTAGTCAAGACGGCAACAGGTAGACGGGCAGTTGGTGCTTTTCGCGGTGGCTACCACGGCATGACTCACGGTTCTTTGGCACTGATGGGAAGTTTAAGTCCCAAAATGCAAGTTCCAGGGTTAATGCCAGATGTTCATTTCTTCCCCTACCCTTATCATCATCGCTATCCTATCGGTACGGGCGACTGCGAGCAAGACTATCAACAGTGTAGCCAATACCTAGAGACAACCTTGGGCGATCCAGAGGGTGGCATTCTCCCCCTAGCTGGTTTAGTCATGGAAATCGTTCAAGGTGAAGGGGGTGTAATTCCAGCACCGGACGCTTGGGTGCGAGAGGTACGCAGAATTACGCGAGAACGAAACATTCCCTTAATTGTGGATGAAGTTCAAACAGGTCTAGGTAGAACAGGAACGCTCTACGCCTTTGAACGTTCTGGAATCATACCTGATGTCATCGTTTTATCCAAGGCAGTTGGGGGTAGTTTACCGCTAGCAGTCATTCTTTACAAAGATGAATTAGATGTTTGGCAACCAGGCGCACACGCAGGCACTTTCCGAGGAAATCAACTAGCAATGGCGACTGGACTCGCCACCATTCACTACATCCGTGAAAATCAACTCGCTACCTATGTTGAGCAAATGGGGATGCATTTTCAGATGCAGTTATGGCAAATTCAAGCCGAATTTTCTCACATCATTGCCGACGTGCGGGGACGGGGGCTAATGGTGGGAGTAGAACTATCCGCACAAGTCAGACATCTTGCCCGCCAACTTCAAGCTGAGTGTCTCGATCGCGGTTTAATTATCGAACTAGGTGGGCGCAATTCCAGCGTCGTGCGCTTTCTACCACCTCTGATTATCGAAGCACCACAGATTGATGATGTCTGTCAAATTTTCCGAGATGCAGTTGCAGCTGTTGCCCAGGAGAACATTTAA
- the map gene encoding type I methionyl aminopeptidase, with amino-acid sequence MNILSNLLPQQPAQSQRQKKQRRGIEIKSPREIEIMRQSAKIVATVLKEISEMVQPGMTTADLDAYAEKRIREMDATPSFKGYHGFPASICASVNNEVVHGIPNPKKVLKTGDVLKVDTGAFHQGFHGDSCITIAIGEVSPTATKLIRVAEESLYKGIEQVKAGNYLMDIAGAIQDHVEANGFTIVEDFTGHGVGRNLHEEPSVFNFRTREMPNVKLRAGMTLAIEPILNAGSRFTRILADRWTAVTVDNALSAQFEHTVLVTESGYEILTDRSLV; translated from the coding sequence ATGAATATTCTCAGTAATCTTCTCCCTCAACAACCTGCTCAATCTCAGCGCCAAAAAAAGCAACGGCGGGGTATTGAAATCAAATCTCCCCGTGAAATCGAAATTATGCGGCAGTCAGCTAAGATTGTGGCAACGGTATTAAAAGAGATTTCTGAGATGGTGCAGCCTGGGATGACGACTGCCGATCTCGATGCCTATGCTGAAAAGCGTATCCGCGAAATGGATGCAACTCCTAGCTTTAAGGGTTATCACGGTTTTCCTGCTTCAATTTGTGCCAGCGTTAATAATGAAGTCGTACATGGAATTCCCAATCCGAAAAAAGTTTTGAAGACAGGAGATGTCTTAAAAGTTGATACAGGAGCTTTTCATCAAGGTTTTCACGGCGATTCTTGCATTACGATCGCCATTGGTGAAGTCAGTCCGACAGCAACTAAACTGATCCGCGTTGCTGAAGAATCTCTCTATAAAGGAATCGAGCAAGTTAAGGCTGGAAATTATCTGATGGATATTGCAGGGGCGATCCAAGACCATGTAGAGGCGAATGGTTTTACAATCGTCGAAGACTTCACCGGACATGGTGTTGGTCGAAACTTACACGAGGAACCCTCGGTTTTCAACTTCCGTACCCGCGAGATGCCTAACGTTAAACTCCGTGCTGGAATGACGCTAGCAATTGAGCCAATTTTGAATGCCGGATCGAGATTTACGCGCATTCTTGCCGATCGCTGGACGGCTGTAACGGTAGATAATGCTCTTTCTGCTCAGTTCGAGCATACCGTGTTAGTTACAGAAAGCGGTTACGAAATTTTGACCGATCGCTCTTTGGTGTAA
- a CDS encoding VOC family protein, producing MHHASIRTANIHKAIAFYEQLGFTVCDRFTTGYTLACWMEGLGGRIELIQIPQPRPAPDAFGDEHYVGYYHLSFDLTETATDLPSWLTSVKDRFAQAAETQPEQCQPLKVLLEPTQQQIGDRVYEVAFIADTDGLPLEFIRTLPKL from the coding sequence ATGCACCACGCCTCAATTCGGACTGCAAATATTCACAAAGCGATCGCCTTTTATGAGCAGTTAGGATTTACTGTGTGCGATCGCTTTACCACGGGCTACACTCTGGCTTGCTGGATGGAAGGATTAGGGGGACGGATTGAATTAATTCAAATTCCCCAGCCGCGCCCCGCCCCAGATGCGTTTGGTGACGAGCATTACGTGGGATACTATCACCTATCTTTCGATTTAACTGAGACTGCTACCGATTTACCCAGTTGGTTAACTTCTGTAAAGGATAGATTTGCCCAAGCTGCTGAAACCCAACCAGAACAATGTCAACCCTTAAAAGTCTTATTAGAACCCACGCAACAACAAATCGGCGATCGCGTTTATGAAGTCGCATTTATCGCCGATACTGATGGTTTACCCTTAGAATTTATTCGGACTTTACCCAAACTATAA
- a CDS encoding pitrilysin family protein has translation MRIFTYLRRHRLFVIPFTLCLSGVLFLANGITLSFPAAADSQRPAATVTRSTLAVTEDVRKTILENGLTVLTKEVHTAPVVSVQVWYKVGSRNEAPGVNGIAHQLEHMLFKGTTTRPIQFGRLFSALGSESNAFTSFDQTAYFGTVERNKLKALLELEADRMQNALINDEQLASEKRVVISELQGYENSPTYRLDRAVRRAAFPNSPYGLPVGGTKADVEKFTAEKVRDYYNRFYSPDNATLIVVGDFDTAPTLKAVEEVFGKVPDRVKEQGAGSREQRPLAFPPCDGGKLCERAAGSRELAAARSNSKPIVLNEPGAAATLQVVYPLPDANHPDVPALDAMDYILTEGRSSRLYQSLVESGLASAAGGGTANMMAGGWYELSATAAPGQELDKIDTVQEQAIADLRTQGVTPEELNRAKAQLRSTVILSNRDISSQATQLGYSQTTSGDYRYIDRYLAALERVTVDDVKRVANTYLATEKRSVGKFEPTQIAGQPGGAGAAGSGQTAESFNLGPPVDPAEVAKYLPPVDVAATPKARRLPEEFTLDNGLQVLLLPDSSTPTVTLSGYIKAGTEFDPNQSGGLASMTADNLMNGTKSKDALQLAKTLEDRGASLGFSANREGVEIAGYSLKTDLPVVIQTMADVVQNATFPDRELELSRQRALTKLKLDLDNPGRVAQRKFQQTIYPANHPFHTFPTKESLQSINRQEVVKFYQTHYRPDQTILTLLGDFDPKAVRSLLSQQVGNWKATGKPPTVAYPSVSLPPKIEQFNPIMPGKTQSITFMGYRGIDRKDPRYYTSLVLNQILGGDTLSSRLGTEIRDRQGLTYGIYSGFQAGRHAGPFLIQMQTDPGDAQKAIASTRKLLQQIQTQGFKPEEVQAAKRSLTSSYTVSLASPDALASTILMNAVFGLGEEELRDFPQKIQAVTLEKVNLAAKELLQPDKLAIVTAGPGSATAQGK, from the coding sequence ATGCGGATTTTTACTTATTTACGCCGTCATCGGCTATTTGTGATTCCATTCACTCTTTGTCTGAGTGGAGTGCTGTTCTTGGCTAATGGAATAACGCTGAGTTTTCCGGCTGCTGCTGACTCTCAGCGTCCTGCTGCTACAGTCACGCGATCGACTCTAGCCGTCACGGAAGATGTCCGTAAAACAATACTGGAAAACGGTTTAACGGTTTTGACTAAAGAAGTCCATACTGCACCAGTCGTTAGCGTCCAAGTATGGTACAAAGTCGGATCGCGCAATGAAGCTCCAGGGGTAAACGGTATTGCCCACCAATTGGAGCATATGCTGTTTAAAGGTACAACGACCCGTCCAATTCAATTTGGTCGCCTGTTTAGTGCTTTAGGCAGCGAGTCCAATGCTTTTACCAGCTTCGACCAAACAGCATATTTTGGCACGGTAGAACGAAATAAATTGAAGGCGCTGCTGGAACTTGAAGCAGACCGGATGCAGAATGCATTAATTAATGACGAACAACTGGCGAGTGAAAAGCGAGTTGTCATTTCTGAGCTACAGGGTTATGAGAATAGTCCTACTTATCGCCTCGATCGCGCCGTAAGGCGTGCCGCGTTTCCTAACTCTCCTTATGGTTTGCCTGTAGGTGGTACGAAAGCTGACGTAGAAAAGTTTACTGCGGAAAAAGTCAGAGATTATTACAACAGGTTTTACAGCCCCGATAACGCCACGCTGATTGTAGTAGGAGATTTTGATACCGCACCAACGTTAAAAGCAGTGGAAGAGGTTTTTGGCAAAGTGCCGGATCGGGTGAAGGAGCAGGGAGCAGGGAGCAGGGAGCAGCGCCCGCTAGCTTTTCCGCCGTGCGACGGCGGAAAGCTTTGCGAGCGGGCGGCAGGGAGCAGGGAATTGGCTGCTGCTCGTTCTAACAGTAAGCCTATCGTTCTCAACGAACCAGGGGCGGCAGCGACGTTGCAAGTCGTGTATCCCTTGCCGGATGCGAATCATCCTGATGTTCCCGCACTGGATGCGATGGATTATATCTTGACAGAAGGGCGGAGTTCTCGGCTGTATCAAAGCTTGGTGGAATCGGGTTTAGCGAGTGCGGCAGGTGGTGGCACGGCGAATATGATGGCAGGGGGTTGGTACGAACTCTCGGCTACAGCGGCTCCAGGGCAAGAGTTAGATAAAATTGACACAGTGCAGGAACAGGCAATCGCGGATTTGCGGACTCAAGGAGTCACGCCAGAAGAACTCAACCGCGCCAAAGCCCAATTAAGATCGACAGTGATTCTGAGCAATCGCGATATCAGTTCCCAAGCGACGCAATTGGGTTACAGCCAAACTACATCTGGCGATTATCGCTATATCGATCGCTACCTAGCAGCTTTAGAGCGGGTGACGGTAGATGATGTCAAGCGGGTAGCAAATACTTACTTAGCTACCGAGAAACGGAGTGTAGGCAAATTTGAACCTACCCAAATCGCCGGACAACCTGGTGGTGCTGGGGCAGCGGGTAGCGGTCAAACGGCGGAAAGCTTTAACCTCGGTCCCCCTGTCGATCCGGCAGAAGTGGCTAAATACCTACCACCAGTAGATGTTGCAGCTACACCGAAAGCGCGGCGGCTACCGGAAGAATTTACTTTGGACAATGGTTTACAGGTGTTGCTCTTGCCAGACTCTAGCACGCCAACCGTGACCTTGAGCGGTTATATCAAGGCAGGGACGGAATTCGATCCAAATCAGTCGGGTGGTTTGGCAAGCATGACCGCAGACAACCTGATGAATGGGACGAAGAGTAAGGATGCTTTGCAACTTGCCAAGACGCTAGAAGATAGAGGGGCGAGTCTGGGTTTTTCTGCGAATCGCGAAGGCGTAGAAATTGCTGGTTATAGCTTAAAAACAGATCTACCTGTAGTGATTCAAACAATGGCAGATGTGGTGCAAAATGCCACATTCCCCGATCGCGAATTAGAACTATCTCGCCAACGCGCTCTCACTAAACTCAAATTAGACTTGGATAATCCTGGGCGGGTAGCGCAACGGAAGTTTCAACAAACGATTTATCCTGCGAATCATCCCTTCCATACTTTCCCTACTAAGGAAAGCTTACAGAGTATTAACCGTCAGGAAGTCGTGAAGTTTTATCAAACGCATTACCGTCCCGACCAAACGATTTTGACTTTATTGGGAGACTTCGATCCAAAGGCAGTGCGATCGCTCTTATCGCAACAGGTAGGGAACTGGAAAGCAACGGGTAAACCGCCTACAGTCGCCTATCCTTCCGTATCTTTACCCCCTAAAATCGAGCAGTTTAACCCCATCATGCCAGGAAAAACTCAATCGATTACATTTATGGGATATCGGGGAATCGATCGCAAAGACCCGCGTTACTACACCTCTTTGGTGTTGAATCAGATTTTAGGTGGCGATACGCTTTCCAGTCGCTTAGGTACAGAAATTCGAGATCGCCAAGGTTTGACTTACGGCATCTACAGCGGCTTCCAAGCTGGCAGACACGCCGGACCATTCCTAATCCAAATGCAAACCGATCCTGGCGATGCGCAAAAAGCGATCGCCAGTACCCGCAAACTGTTGCAACAAATTCAAACTCAAGGCTTTAAACCAGAGGAAGTACAGGCAGCTAAACGCTCTCTTACCAGTAGTTATACTGTTTCCCTTGCTAGTCCTGACGCTCTTGCTAGTACGATCTTAATGAATGCTGTTTTCGGGCTGGGTGAAGAGGAATTACGCGACTTTCCACAAAAAATTCAAGCTGTCACTTTAGAAAAAGTCAATCTGGCAGCAAAAGAATTGTTGCAACCAGATAAGCTGGCGATCGTTACAGCTGGTCCTGGTAGTGCTACAGCACAAGGGAAGTGA
- a CDS encoding pitrilysin family protein, giving the protein MTRDKHLIRNFHRIGLILITLLLILVYHPPATAATAKHYTELEFPPLKQVQIPKYDRYEMPNGMVVYLMPDRDLPLVGGTAIIRTGDRWEPADKVGLANLTGVVLRTGGTQKHSADELNLLLEQRAAAVEVGINDASGSASFSALSEDLERVFGLFAEVLQQPIFAQEKLDLAKTQVRGGIARRNDDPNGIVGREFQKLVYGSDSPYARTVEYATLDNISRQDLVKFYRQYFHPNNLILGIVGDFDSQKMRSLIQKYFGNWKSQPNLSQPQVPTASQSKLGGLYFVNRPQLTQSYVQVGHLGGQLNSPDYPALDVMNQVLNGFGGRLFNSVRSRQGLAYSVYGVWSPRFDYPGLFVAGGQTRSAATVPFLRAIRTEIEKLQTDIVQSDELQRAKESVLNSFVFNFENPSQTLSRLVRYEYFSYPADFLFRYQRGVQATTAADVQRVAKKYLQPEKLVTLVVGNANAIQPPLSAIASEVIPIDITIPDAKSG; this is encoded by the coding sequence ATGACGCGGGACAAGCACCTTATCCGTAATTTTCACAGAATTGGTCTAATACTAATAACGCTTTTATTAATACTTGTTTACCATCCACCAGCCACCGCAGCTACAGCCAAGCACTATACAGAATTAGAATTTCCCCCCCTCAAACAAGTACAAATTCCCAAATACGATCGCTACGAAATGCCAAATGGTATGGTGGTGTATTTGATGCCGGATCGGGATTTACCTTTAGTGGGAGGAACGGCAATAATTCGGACGGGCGATCGCTGGGAACCAGCAGATAAAGTAGGATTGGCAAATTTAACTGGAGTTGTATTGCGAACTGGTGGGACGCAGAAACATTCCGCAGATGAGTTAAATCTGTTATTGGAACAACGAGCAGCAGCGGTAGAAGTTGGAATTAATGATGCTTCTGGTTCTGCTAGTTTTAGCGCCTTGAGTGAAGACTTAGAAAGGGTGTTTGGGCTATTCGCAGAAGTTTTACAACAACCAATATTTGCTCAAGAAAAGTTAGATTTGGCAAAAACTCAAGTTAGAGGCGGAATCGCCCGTCGTAATGACGATCCGAATGGAATCGTCGGGCGGGAGTTTCAAAAATTAGTTTATGGCAGTGATAGCCCTTATGCGCGAACGGTGGAATATGCCACATTAGATAATATTTCCCGCCAGGATTTAGTGAAATTTTATCGTCAATATTTTCATCCCAATAATCTGATTTTGGGCATTGTTGGAGATTTCGACTCGCAGAAAATGCGATCGCTGATTCAAAAATATTTTGGCAATTGGAAATCTCAACCAAATCTATCTCAACCCCAAGTTCCAACAGCCTCTCAGTCTAAGTTGGGCGGATTATATTTTGTCAATCGCCCCCAATTAACTCAAAGCTACGTCCAAGTCGGGCATTTAGGCGGACAGCTCAACAGTCCCGATTATCCAGCTTTAGACGTGATGAATCAAGTCTTAAACGGATTTGGCGGACGGTTGTTTAATTCCGTGCGATCGCGTCAGGGTTTGGCTTATTCCGTCTATGGTGTCTGGAGTCCCCGCTTTGATTATCCTGGGTTGTTTGTAGCGGGGGGACAAACTCGTTCGGCTGCGACTGTCCCTTTTCTGCGTGCGATTCGGACTGAAATTGAAAAACTCCAAACCGACATAGTTCAATCAGATGAGTTACAACGCGCTAAAGAATCAGTATTGAATTCGTTTGTCTTTAATTTTGAAAACCCCAGCCAAACTCTGTCTCGCTTAGTGCGCTACGAATATTTTAGCTATCCGGCAGATTTCTTGTTTCGCTACCAACGCGGCGTACAAGCCACGACTGCGGCTGATGTCCAACGAGTTGCCAAAAAATACCTCCAGCCAGAAAAACTCGTTACCCTAGTTGTGGGTAATGCTAATGCAATTCAACCACCACTGAGCGCGATCGCCTCAGAAGTGATTCCGATTGATATTACAATTCCCGATGCTAAGTCAGGGTAA
- a CDS encoding plastocyanin/azurin family copper-binding protein: protein MPNLAQAATSTTPSVDLLRQPATEISVSLGTASNELKFVPDSLEFSAFKRYKLVLTNPSPQKHYFTAKDFADGIWTQKVEAGNVEIKGAIHELELKPGAKAEWVFVPLKSGKYALRCPIPGHTEAGMKGKIAIAA, encoded by the coding sequence ATGCCAAATTTAGCTCAAGCGGCGACGAGTACAACCCCATCTGTAGATTTGTTGCGTCAGCCAGCAACAGAAATTTCCGTCAGCTTGGGGACTGCCAGTAACGAGTTGAAGTTCGTGCCAGATTCTCTAGAATTTTCTGCCTTCAAACGTTACAAACTCGTACTGACCAATCCCAGTCCGCAGAAACACTATTTCACGGCAAAAGATTTTGCTGATGGTATTTGGACGCAAAAAGTAGAAGCTGGCAATGTAGAGATTAAAGGAGCAATCCATGAACTAGAACTCAAACCAGGGGCAAAAGCAGAATGGGTATTTGTACCTTTGAAATCGGGTAAGTACGCTTTGCGCTGTCCGATTCCCGGGCATACAGAAGCAGGAATGAAGGGGAAAATCGCGATCGCCGCATAA
- a CDS encoding aspartate aminotransferase family protein, whose amino-acid sequence MDLQHFLNHNPESLAQYAQTVQQTQKLIQDCLSQQERVFSGLSPATLSEFLTQKILPEQGIPTQQVLQEAVEAIFSHSIAVHHPDCVAHLHCPVLIPSLAAEMLISAFNQSMDSWDQSGAATLLEQNLINFMCQLYGYDANADGTLTSGGTQSNFMALMLARDYALQQRGFTSQLHGLPNLAGRFRILCSEVAHFSVQQSAAILGLGMDAVVRVKVDKNYRLCSQHLVQCLEDIDRQDLIPICIVATAGTTDFGSIDPIAEMTAIAREHNTWLHVDAAYGGALMLSDRHRQKLAGIHQADSITINFHKLFYQPIPCSLFLLKDKSRFELMRLNVAYLNPEHNEDEGIPDLVTKSIQTTRRFDAVKPYIAFRALGREFFAGVVDRGIDITQQIAAYIEQDPQLELAVSPEMSTVVFRYRSTNAVNLGIKQALLQTGKAVIGQTEIQGRAYLKFTLINPLVTFDRTVALVEKIKRVGTMLSELPNFMQPAKEAGVGSR is encoded by the coding sequence ATGGACTTACAGCATTTTCTCAACCACAATCCTGAAAGCTTAGCCCAATACGCTCAGACTGTACAGCAAACTCAGAAGTTAATTCAGGACTGTCTGAGCCAGCAGGAACGAGTCTTCAGTGGCTTATCTCCCGCAACTCTCAGCGAGTTTCTCACTCAAAAGATTCTGCCAGAGCAAGGAATCCCGACTCAGCAAGTTCTACAAGAAGCTGTAGAGGCGATCTTCAGCCATTCGATCGCCGTGCATCATCCCGATTGCGTGGCTCACTTGCACTGCCCAGTTTTAATTCCCTCTCTAGCAGCAGAAATGCTGATCTCGGCATTTAATCAGTCGATGGACTCTTGGGATCAAAGTGGCGCAGCGACGTTACTAGAACAGAATTTGATTAACTTCATGTGTCAATTATATGGTTACGATGCCAACGCTGACGGCACTCTTACCAGTGGTGGCACGCAGTCAAATTTTATGGCGCTGATGCTAGCGCGGGATTATGCTTTGCAGCAACGTGGATTTACAAGTCAGCTGCACGGGTTGCCAAACTTAGCAGGGCGATTTCGGATTCTCTGTTCGGAGGTAGCACACTTTAGCGTGCAACAATCGGCAGCAATTTTAGGCTTGGGTATGGATGCAGTCGTGCGCGTCAAAGTTGACAAGAACTATCGCCTCTGTTCGCAACATTTGGTGCAGTGCTTGGAAGATATCGATCGCCAAGATTTGATTCCAATTTGCATTGTCGCAACAGCTGGGACGACAGATTTCGGTAGCATCGACCCGATCGCCGAAATGACTGCGATCGCCCGCGAACACAACACCTGGTTGCACGTCGATGCTGCTTACGGGGGAGCATTAATGCTCAGCGATCGCCATCGCCAGAAACTAGCTGGCATCCACCAAGCCGATTCGATTACGATCAATTTTCACAAACTCTTCTATCAACCGATTCCCTGTAGTCTGTTCTTGCTCAAAGATAAATCTCGCTTTGAATTGATGCGGCTGAATGTTGCTTACCTAAATCCAGAGCATAACGAAGACGAAGGCATTCCCGATTTAGTGACAAAATCAATTCAGACCACTCGTCGGTTTGATGCGGTCAAACCATATATTGCCTTTCGCGCCCTCGGGCGAGAATTCTTTGCTGGCGTTGTCGATCGCGGCATTGACATAACCCAGCAAATCGCAGCATACATCGAGCAAGATCCGCAGCTAGAACTAGCAGTCAGCCCCGAAATGAGTACTGTTGTCTTTCGATATCGCTCCACCAACGCAGTGAATTTGGGCATCAAACAAGCCTTATTACAGACAGGTAAAGCCGTCATCGGTCAGACTGAAATCCAAGGTAGGGCATATCTAAAGTTTACCCTCATCAATCCCCTAGTCACCTTCGATCGCACTGTTGCCTTAGTCGAAAAAATCAAACGGGTAGGAACCATGCTCAGCGAATTGCCCAATTTCATGCAACCCGCCAAAGAAGCGGGAGTCGGGAGTCGGTAG
- a CDS encoding TIGR02652 family protein gives MINPGLQYPIFGPEIPCPHCRQPIPALTLTDTYLCPRHGAFEADPKTGELIHLQSGRHWRRWNNEWYRQHTHPDGIRFEIHEALDRLYTQGYRATRVIIARRYQDLISGYLERSTPWKGQSDQTKPRLYGLPVEFSPDPVDEPCWEVINFDLEKEPGVPVRYPYFRLFE, from the coding sequence ATGATCAATCCAGGCTTGCAGTACCCAATATTTGGTCCAGAAATTCCGTGTCCCCACTGTCGCCAACCGATCCCGGCGCTAACGTTGACGGATACTTATCTATGTCCGCGTCATGGGGCTTTTGAAGCCGATCCTAAAACTGGCGAATTAATTCATCTCCAGTCGGGTCGCCACTGGCGGCGTTGGAATAACGAGTGGTACAGACAACATACCCACCCAGATGGTATTAGGTTTGAAATTCACGAAGCACTGGATAGGCTGTATACACAGGGTTATCGCGCCACGCGGGTGATTATCGCTCGTCGCTATCAAGACTTAATTAGCGGTTACTTGGAGCGCAGTACCCCCTGGAAAGGGCAGTCCGACCAAACCAAACCCAGACTTTACGGCTTACCCGTAGAATTTAGCCCCGATCCTGTAGATGAACCCTGCTGGGAAGTCATTAATTTCGATCTAGAGAAAGAACCAGGAGTCCCCGTTCGCTACCCTTACTTTCGTTTATTTGAGTGA